The following proteins come from a genomic window of Bacillota bacterium:
- a CDS encoding FMN-binding protein, with product MWKVLLAILGGFVVVMVGAGVFLMAGQSSIKSLQIRAVDFTRLRDGTYTGQFKGGRWSNTVRVTVSSGKVTDIDVLKEVRIPKTEVTEQVVRKIIETQSLDVDTVSGATINTKAYLKAVENALTAAEQ from the coding sequence ATGTGGAAGGTATTGCTGGCGATTCTCGGAGGATTCGTTGTAGTGATGGTAGGAGCAGGCGTCTTTCTGATGGCCGGGCAGTCTTCTATCAAGAGCCTCCAGATTCGCGCTGTAGATTTCACAAGGCTCAGGGACGGAACCTACACAGGACAGTTCAAAGGCGGTCGGTGGTCGAACACGGTTCGGGTCACGGTGTCGTCAGGCAAGGTCACCGATATCGATGTCCTGAAGGAAGTCCGGATCCCGAAGACTGAAGTCACGGAGCAGGTGGTCAGGAAGATCATCGAGACTCAATCGCTGGACGTGGATACCGTCAGCGGTGCAACCATAAACACTAAGGCCTATCTCAAGGCGGTGGAAAACGCGCTTACCGCAGCAGAGCAATGA
- a CDS encoding tripartite tricarboxylate transporter TctB family protein gives MEEKPIPPKTRDLQDHYWPVGDVVGGLAFMALSVFAIVGALNMPRRGTLGFVTAAGFTPTLIGSLLFVLSATLVALTLRTHGYRSIAGWARSTLSNDIVRRWLTLVALIGVYVALVGWIHFIVLQFLFFVAIFAYLRVGRAWHVLVYSVLGAALIGYLIPEIFEMPIP, from the coding sequence GTGGAGGAGAAACCAATACCCCCCAAGACGCGGGACCTTCAGGACCACTACTGGCCCGTCGGTGACGTCGTCGGGGGTCTCGCATTCATGGCTCTCTCGGTCTTCGCAATTGTGGGCGCGCTGAACATGCCACGCCGTGGCACCTTGGGATTCGTGACTGCTGCTGGTTTCACGCCCACACTCATCGGGTCTCTACTGTTCGTCCTCAGCGCAACACTGGTAGCCCTCACCCTGCGAACGCATGGATACAGGTCGATCGCGGGATGGGCTAGGAGCACCCTTTCCAATGACATCGTCCGCAGGTGGCTAACCCTGGTTGCACTCATAGGAGTCTACGTGGCTTTGGTGGGATGGATCCACTTCATAGTGCTGCAGTTTCTTTTCTTCGTCGCGATCTTCGCGTATCTTCGCGTAGGCAGGGCATGGCACGTCCTGGTTTACAGTGTCCTCGGCGCCGCACTCATTGGGTACCTGATACCCGAGATATTCGAGATGCCGATTCCGTAG
- a CDS encoding sugar kinase, whose translation MIEVMAMVEVVALGEPLAGFYGTSGRPIAEETSFQRIWGGDTSNFVVALAKLGHTSGYITRVGSDAWGRSFMDLWSRAGVDTSHVVVDAEGYTGLYFSCSHDQSHEFTYHRKGSAASHLSQSDIDTQYVTRAKVLHLTGISQAISPSAMEACFAAIEVARDNSVTVSYDPNIRPGFWASSTLRAAVRHTILRLADVVELTLDEAHLLFGDVEPVKIAARLIDGGVTLVAVKMGPDGCLVVTRDGASRAPGVQVHVEDTVGAGDVFDAAVVACLLEGRSPDVTARFANAAAAMTCRGRGPLVSQPTREEVEHLLRAE comes from the coding sequence GTGATTGAGGTCATGGCAATGGTCGAGGTAGTAGCTTTGGGTGAGCCGCTCGCCGGGTTCTATGGAACCTCCGGCCGCCCGATCGCCGAAGAGACTTCTTTTCAGCGGATATGGGGAGGCGACACGTCGAACTTCGTGGTGGCCCTTGCCAAACTCGGACACACCTCCGGGTACATAACTCGTGTGGGAAGCGATGCGTGGGGGCGGAGCTTCATGGACTTATGGAGTCGGGCCGGGGTAGATACGTCTCATGTGGTCGTTGATGCCGAGGGCTACACCGGACTCTATTTCTCCTGCTCGCATGACCAGAGCCACGAGTTCACCTATCATCGGAAAGGATCTGCCGCAAGTCACCTGAGCCAGTCCGACATAGACACGCAATACGTGACTCGCGCCAAGGTCCTCCATCTCACAGGGATAAGCCAGGCAATAAGCCCGAGCGCGATGGAAGCGTGTTTTGCAGCCATCGAAGTTGCCCGGGACAACAGCGTGACGGTTTCATACGATCCGAACATCCGCCCGGGTTTCTGGGCATCTAGCACACTCCGCGCGGCGGTACGACATACCATTCTCCGCCTCGCGGATGTTGTAGAACTCACACTTGATGAGGCGCATCTCCTGTTCGGTGATGTCGAACCAGTCAAGATCGCAGCGCGCTTGATCGACGGGGGCGTAACGCTGGTCGCGGTGAAAATGGGGCCGGATGGGTGTCTGGTTGTCACAAGAGACGGCGCCTCGCGTGCGCCCGGTGTTCAGGTTCACGTGGAGGATACGGTAGGGGCAGGCGATGTGTTCGACGCAGCAGTCGTGGCGTGTCTTCTGGAAGGGCGTTCGCCGGATGTAACAGCCAGGTTCGCAAACGCTGCGGCTGCCATGACATGCCGTGGGCGAGGGCCACTGGTGTCCCAACCCACCAGGGAGGAGGTAGAGCATCTGCTGAGAGCCGAGTGA
- a CDS encoding tripartite tricarboxylate transporter TctB family protein, whose product MRKQSLIIGLCCVSLGVTVLLLTRDFPAFRVRGVELPGPAFFPNLIAFGLLVCGAAEFVVAFRARGSETSSDQCPVRTLAGLFGNQGFLSGLIMVACIIAYGVLHERLGFLLTTAIMSTIIMLRFKVRPAQSILASILVTVGLALIFARLLRVPLPTGVLSFW is encoded by the coding sequence ATGAGAAAACAATCGTTGATAATTGGGCTCTGTTGTGTGTCACTCGGGGTGACCGTCCTCCTCCTAACGCGGGACTTCCCGGCCTTCCGGGTCAGAGGAGTTGAGCTTCCGGGTCCGGCTTTCTTCCCAAATCTCATCGCTTTCGGGCTACTAGTATGCGGCGCCGCGGAATTCGTCGTGGCCTTTCGTGCACGAGGTTCGGAGACCTCGTCAGATCAGTGCCCAGTCAGAACGCTGGCCGGACTGTTTGGAAACCAGGGTTTCCTCAGTGGTCTCATCATGGTCGCGTGCATCATTGCCTACGGAGTCCTTCACGAAAGGCTGGGCTTTCTTCTGACCACCGCCATCATGTCCACGATTATCATGCTTAGGTTCAAGGTGAGGCCTGCTCAGAGTATTCTTGCTTCCATCCTGGTGACCGTAGGCCTGGCGCTGATTTTTGCGAGGTTGTTAAGGGTTCCGCTCCCAACAGGCGTCTTGAGTTTCTGGTGA
- a CDS encoding tripartite tricarboxylate transporter substrate binding protein — MNRVGSLMRRVTLLSLACLILFVQPGVAATYPTRAVTVICPWAAGGGTDRLTRYLADQLRLELGVPFVVENKTGGNGGVGHGAGARAKADGYTVTHITLEIATVHWLGLADVSYKDFKPIMQFNEDASSVLVRADAPWKNVKELLAYIKANPGKLLFSGSGAGTIWDLARIGMLNVAGIPVDAVTWVPTTGAAPSLVELLGGHVDVVTCSLAEAAAQVQAGTVRALAVMADSRLPSFPEVPTLKEQGIDWSAGTWRGFGVPAGTPDEVVEVLYKAMSKIVASDGFKEFMDKNGFGTRIRGPKEFGDFMAAQDQAWNTVLKLGGYIQ; from the coding sequence ATGAATCGTGTTGGTTCTTTGATGCGCAGAGTCACGCTGTTGTCATTGGCCTGTCTGATTCTCTTTGTCCAACCAGGTGTCGCAGCGACATACCCGACCCGCGCGGTCACGGTGATCTGCCCGTGGGCCGCCGGCGGCGGAACGGACCGGTTGACGCGCTACTTGGCTGACCAACTCAGACTGGAGCTGGGAGTGCCCTTCGTCGTGGAGAACAAGACCGGCGGCAACGGGGGTGTTGGGCACGGGGCCGGGGCGCGGGCCAAGGCAGACGGGTACACCGTGACCCACATAACCTTGGAGATCGCGACGGTCCACTGGCTTGGGCTGGCTGACGTGTCGTACAAGGACTTCAAACCCATAATGCAGTTCAACGAGGACGCATCGTCAGTGCTTGTGCGCGCAGACGCTCCGTGGAAGAACGTCAAGGAGCTCCTCGCGTACATAAAGGCAAACCCAGGCAAGCTTCTCTTCTCAGGCTCCGGAGCAGGGACGATATGGGATCTCGCCCGTATCGGGATGCTGAATGTCGCAGGGATTCCTGTGGACGCTGTGACGTGGGTGCCAACGACTGGCGCGGCCCCGTCTCTCGTCGAACTTCTCGGGGGACACGTTGATGTCGTCACGTGCAGCCTCGCGGAGGCCGCGGCTCAAGTGCAGGCAGGCACGGTGAGGGCCCTCGCCGTGATGGCCGATAGCCGCCTTCCTTCGTTCCCCGAAGTGCCCACTCTCAAAGAGCAAGGCATCGACTGGTCTGCCGGGACCTGGAGAGGGTTCGGGGTACCCGCGGGGACGCCTGACGAAGTGGTGGAAGTCCTTTACAAGGCCATGTCCAAGATCGTGGCGTCAGACGGGTTCAAGGAATTCATGGACAAGAATGGTTTCGGGACCAGAATCAGAGGCCCCAAAGAGTTCGGGGACTTCATGGCAGCCCAGGATCAGGCCTGGAATACTGTCCTGAAACTCGGAGGGTATATTCAGTAA
- a CDS encoding FAD:protein FMN transferase translates to MAKAFVAESESFGMGTIMTHRAFGEHAEESLHAIRREATRLESLMSRFVPGSEISAINRSAGISCERLSADTYEVLSHAAEFSSVCQGLFDVTIGPLVDLWSIGRGASSPPEDSKIRRVLSLVGYTDLVLDPNERAAGLRRAGQSIDLGGIGKGYAGDRFVQVFRDHDVTSAFANIGGNVVALGTRPDGTDWRIGIQHPRQEGSLIGLVSVADKAVVTSGDYQRYFIDRHGRRRHHILDPSTGYPADSGLVSATIVADSSVIADALSTAVFVAGMNRGLGFIRRFPRAEAVLVDVELSVHVTEGLKNCFLAAEGRSVNVIR, encoded by the coding sequence GTGGCCAAGGCCTTCGTTGCGGAGTCTGAGAGCTTCGGGATGGGCACAATAATGACCCACAGAGCCTTCGGTGAACACGCCGAAGAGTCTCTGCACGCGATCAGGCGAGAGGCCACACGGCTTGAAAGCCTGATGAGCCGATTTGTGCCCGGAAGCGAGATAAGCGCGATCAACAGGTCGGCAGGTATCTCGTGCGAAAGGTTGAGCGCTGACACATATGAGGTGCTGTCGCACGCAGCCGAATTCTCAAGTGTCTGCCAGGGGCTATTCGATGTTACCATCGGGCCTCTGGTGGACCTATGGAGCATCGGCAGGGGTGCATCAAGCCCTCCGGAGGACTCAAAGATAAGGCGGGTTCTTTCTCTGGTGGGCTACACCGATTTGGTACTGGACCCCAACGAAAGGGCCGCCGGGCTCCGGAGGGCCGGACAATCCATCGACCTCGGTGGCATAGGGAAAGGCTATGCGGGCGACAGATTCGTCCAGGTATTCAGGGACCACGACGTCACATCAGCTTTCGCAAACATAGGAGGCAATGTGGTGGCCCTCGGGACAAGACCTGACGGGACAGACTGGCGGATCGGCATACAGCACCCCAGGCAGGAAGGTAGCTTGATCGGTCTTGTTTCCGTGGCCGACAAGGCGGTGGTCACATCCGGCGACTACCAGCGATACTTCATAGATAGACACGGCAGGAGGCGCCATCATATACTCGACCCGTCTACCGGATATCCAGCCGACTCGGGGTTGGTGAGCGCGACCATTGTCGCAGACAGTTCCGTGATTGCCGACGCGCTGTCGACGGCCGTGTTCGTGGCCGGGATGAACAGAGGACTTGGATTCATCAGGCGGTTCCCTAGAGCCGAGGCCGTTCTCGTCGATGTTGAGTTATCGGTTCATGTCACTGAAGGTCTGAAGAACTGCTTTCTGGCTGCTGAGGGTCGAAGTGTGAATGTCATTCGATGA
- a CDS encoding IS1634 family transposase, with amino-acid sequence MKVILEAPGSVRTVTAGATSLVAAMSREIGLADALGRALDKLFEARANKVLGDVITSALKVHEVDAGSMHFDMTSLSVYGEYEHIRLISHVPAASGVVGEPVAAACGADDWEPAGSYSSCKGAAEYWVSESVARIAEADYRFIVVRSSTLDSRKEKSLEKRIAKSGEEIERAAKELFDREFVCELDARRAGELFIAKWKDGFHELSFEALEETIREKRSRRGRPRKDEEVPAGATVYKTKVKIHGVDEAQVNRARERERCFVLITNVMNTKKYPAQRILGEYKQQWMVEARFSFLKSPYLLGQVFLKKQSRIEALGYVLLMALLMSTLLERRVRKNLETEEEPLMIPGQKLTRKPTARMILDMLDTAQVAYVEHEGMVRRVWRNTGRLFDVPRLLRLAGFSEEIYTDPALDDGLASSSRNH; translated from the coding sequence ATGAAGGTTATCTTAGAGGCTCCTGGTTCGGTAAGGACGGTGACCGCGGGCGCCACTTCCCTCGTAGCGGCCATGTCGAGGGAGATCGGCCTCGCCGACGCGCTCGGTAGAGCCTTGGATAAGCTGTTCGAAGCCCGGGCCAACAAAGTTCTCGGGGACGTGATCACCTCTGCCCTAAAGGTTCATGAGGTCGATGCGGGTTCGATGCACTTCGATATGACAAGCCTGTCCGTCTACGGAGAATATGAACACATCAGGTTGATCTCCCACGTACCGGCTGCTTCCGGGGTAGTAGGCGAACCCGTCGCAGCGGCTTGCGGGGCGGACGACTGGGAACCCGCTGGCTCCTATTCTTCATGCAAGGGTGCGGCTGAGTATTGGGTTAGCGAGAGCGTCGCTCGGATAGCCGAGGCAGACTACCGGTTCATCGTGGTCCGGTCATCCACCCTGGACTCGAGGAAGGAGAAGTCCCTGGAGAAGCGGATCGCCAAGTCTGGAGAAGAGATCGAACGGGCGGCTAAAGAGCTTTTCGACAGAGAGTTCGTATGTGAACTTGACGCAAGGCGGGCAGGGGAATTGTTCATCGCCAAGTGGAAGGACGGATTCCACGAGCTTTCCTTCGAGGCCCTGGAGGAAACCATAAGGGAGAAGCGGTCAAGGCGGGGCCGGCCGAGAAAAGACGAAGAGGTCCCCGCGGGGGCAACGGTGTACAAGACCAAAGTCAAGATACACGGAGTGGACGAAGCTCAGGTAAACCGGGCGCGAGAGCGGGAGAGATGTTTCGTCTTGATAACCAACGTGATGAATACGAAGAAGTATCCAGCTCAGCGCATACTCGGGGAGTACAAGCAACAATGGATGGTGGAGGCGAGGTTCAGCTTTCTCAAAAGTCCTTACCTGCTAGGGCAGGTGTTCCTAAAGAAGCAGAGCCGGATTGAGGCTCTGGGGTACGTGCTCTTAATGGCTCTGCTCATGTCCACCTTGCTGGAAAGGCGGGTACGAAAGAACTTGGAGACCGAAGAGGAACCCCTAATGATACCCGGGCAGAAGCTGACGAGGAAGCCGACGGCTCGGATGATACTCGACATGTTGGACACCGCGCAGGTTGCCTACGTCGAACACGAAGGGATGGTGCGCCGAGTCTGGCGCAATACGGGCCGGCTCTTCGACGTGCCAAGGCTTCTGCGGCTGGCAGGCTTCAGCGAAGAGATATACACAGATCCTGCGCTCGATGATGGACTAGCCTCCTCTTCGCGGAATCATTAG
- a CDS encoding sugar kinase, giving the protein MLDVVSLGEVMVQLNAAEPGPLRAVRMFERHVAGSEADTLAGLARLGFNASFISRVGDDEMGMAVLMELNSYGVDTSRVTVDREAPTGVYLVQRGYPVPGKSKVYYYRSGSAASRMGPDDIEPEWISSARLAHVTGITPALSQSCREAALRLAEIAHNNGALFSFDTNIRIQLLKTPEAARRAVDPFLAFADIVFTGTGDLDFLFGNDELEHQVEILRKLCPAARVLVVKCGSHGASAYPKDGVPSSDPGFSVPVVDELGAGDAFDAAFLACILKGSPIDEALMYANAAGAIAVTARGDLEPLPTWNDLHVFVARHRGGRESLMR; this is encoded by the coding sequence ATGTTGGACGTTGTATCGTTGGGCGAAGTGATGGTCCAGTTGAATGCAGCCGAACCCGGCCCATTGCGTGCGGTTCGCATGTTCGAGCGACACGTCGCCGGCAGTGAGGCGGATACTCTCGCCGGCCTCGCGAGGCTCGGTTTCAATGCTAGTTTCATCTCCAGGGTGGGGGATGACGAGATGGGCATGGCCGTACTCATGGAACTCAACTCTTACGGAGTGGATACTTCTCGCGTAACGGTGGACCGTGAGGCGCCGACAGGAGTCTATCTGGTGCAGAGGGGGTACCCCGTTCCGGGGAAATCGAAGGTCTACTACTACAGGTCCGGCTCTGCGGCGAGCAGGATGGGCCCGGACGACATCGAACCGGAGTGGATCTCCTCCGCCAGGCTTGCTCATGTCACTGGCATCACCCCTGCCCTCAGTCAGAGCTGCCGGGAAGCCGCGCTCCGCCTGGCAGAGATCGCCCACAACAACGGAGCACTGTTCAGCTTCGACACCAACATCCGAATTCAGCTTCTCAAGACCCCAGAAGCGGCGCGCAGGGCTGTGGATCCCTTCCTGGCCTTTGCTGACATTGTCTTCACGGGCACGGGTGATCTTGATTTCCTCTTTGGTAACGATGAACTAGAGCACCAGGTTGAGATCTTGCGGAAGCTCTGCCCTGCGGCGCGCGTCCTTGTGGTCAAATGTGGGAGCCATGGAGCCAGCGCATATCCGAAAGACGGGGTGCCATCGTCGGACCCTGGCTTTTCCGTCCCGGTGGTGGACGAACTCGGGGCAGGTGACGCTTTCGACGCAGCGTTCCTGGCGTGCATCCTCAAGGGGAGCCCGATCGATGAGGCTCTGATGTACGCGAACGCCGCGGGGGCGATTGCTGTGACCGCCAGGGGGGATCTCGAACCCCTGCCCACATGGAATGATCTGCACGTGTTCGTCGCGAGGCACCGCGGCGGAAGGGAATCGCTCATGAGGTGA
- a CDS encoding tripartite tricarboxylate transporter permease produces the protein MNWSLLTQEWALLPQMMGAVLSNSVTLIALVAGGILGLIGGILPGISAVMAMTLMLGFVFRLPPDAGIGLLVGIYCAAIYGGSVTAIMLNIPGTPAAAATVLDGFPLAKKGRAREAIGIATWSSFFGEIGGELGTFLLLPIIAVAALRLGDWEVFLVSLIGVTLAGALGAKNPLKGWIAAFAGFLVAMAGTDPVWGVFRYGYTPELMRGIQFVPVLIGLFGLAEVFWVLREKVPYQLTGEPGRMVADLSLFKRYFTTLIRSILIGIGVGIVPGVGESVAPWVAYDAAQRSSREKEKFGTGHPEGIIAPEAANNATSGGALIPMLVLGIPGSGPTAVLLAALFMYGIRPGPMLIIEQPGLIARVIVLFWFSAVVFRLLSWLLSPYFIRLLSIRREIILPAAVTLGVIGAWGTGFTTFDVWVMFIFGVVGYLMRLRGYPLAPMVLGVLVGPIADYSLRRAILTYSGDMWTMFTRPIGLVLIAFLVIMLYANLRGRGRAEGAVESSGE, from the coding sequence ATGAACTGGAGCTTGCTCACCCAGGAGTGGGCGCTGTTGCCTCAGATGATGGGGGCCGTTCTCTCCAACTCGGTCACACTCATCGCGCTGGTCGCCGGTGGAATCCTGGGCCTCATTGGCGGAATACTGCCTGGGATTTCCGCTGTGATGGCCATGACCCTCATGCTTGGTTTTGTCTTCCGCCTGCCTCCGGACGCTGGGATCGGCTTGCTGGTCGGCATCTACTGTGCGGCGATATATGGTGGCAGCGTGACAGCGATCATGCTGAACATCCCTGGAACCCCTGCGGCGGCTGCCACCGTGCTGGACGGGTTTCCGCTCGCGAAGAAGGGCAGGGCAAGGGAGGCCATAGGCATTGCCACGTGGTCCAGTTTCTTCGGGGAGATCGGAGGGGAGCTTGGGACCTTCCTGCTGTTGCCCATCATCGCAGTGGCCGCGCTGAGACTGGGGGACTGGGAGGTCTTCCTGGTCTCGCTGATAGGAGTGACTCTCGCCGGTGCTCTGGGTGCCAAGAACCCGCTGAAAGGCTGGATAGCAGCGTTTGCAGGTTTTCTGGTGGCCATGGCCGGGACAGACCCGGTCTGGGGCGTGTTCCGGTACGGGTACACACCCGAGCTCATGCGCGGCATTCAGTTCGTCCCCGTCCTGATTGGCCTCTTCGGCCTGGCCGAAGTCTTCTGGGTCCTTCGCGAGAAAGTGCCATACCAGTTGACGGGCGAGCCTGGACGCATGGTCGCAGACCTCAGTCTGTTCAAACGCTACTTCACGACACTGATCCGTTCGATCCTCATCGGGATCGGAGTGGGGATAGTGCCGGGGGTGGGTGAGTCCGTGGCCCCGTGGGTGGCCTATGATGCCGCCCAGCGTTCGTCCAGGGAAAAGGAGAAATTCGGCACAGGGCACCCCGAGGGGATCATCGCCCCGGAGGCTGCCAACAACGCCACTTCCGGCGGGGCCCTCATCCCCATGCTGGTTCTGGGCATTCCAGGAAGCGGGCCCACGGCCGTTCTGCTCGCGGCTTTGTTCATGTACGGCATACGGCCGGGCCCCATGCTCATCATCGAGCAACCGGGGTTGATCGCGAGGGTGATCGTGCTCTTCTGGTTTTCGGCCGTGGTGTTCCGCCTGCTCTCCTGGCTGCTGTCACCCTACTTCATACGCCTTCTCTCCATCAGGCGTGAGATCATACTCCCGGCCGCGGTGACCCTCGGTGTGATAGGAGCCTGGGGCACCGGGTTCACCACGTTCGACGTGTGGGTCATGTTCATCTTCGGTGTGGTGGGGTACCTGATGCGACTGCGCGGGTACCCACTGGCCCCGATGGTCCTGGGAGTCCTCGTGGGGCCAATCGCCGACTACTCGCTCAGACGTGCGATCCTGACATACTCCGGAGACATGTGGACAATGTTCACACGGCCCATAGGCCTCGTGCTCATCGCGTTTCTCGTTATCATGCTCTATGCGAACTTGCGCGGAAGAGGCAGGGCTGAGGGGGCGGTCGAGTCTTCAGGGGAGTAG
- a CDS encoding tripartite tricarboxylate transporter permease has product MIADIFQLQVLVPWVIGMAFGIFVGGMPGLTATMAVALIIPATYYLTPLGALAMILGIEFTAIFAGDIPATFLRIPGTPASGAAVLDGYEMAKRGEGEAALGIDLVGSAVGGLIGVALLIFTSRPLATFALRFSNFEYFWLGVFGLSMSAIIARGNTLRGFISVLAGLLISCVGADVTTGYPRFSFGVPEFAGRIEFIPVMIGLFGLSEVFRFLNNPLGDNRPAVTKQMPCSLTKALRVLWRFKATVLKSSIVGTFIGALPGTGADVAAWVAYGVGKRTSAHPEKYGTGYEEGVVAPTAANNAALGGTWIPALVFGVPGDTITAIVLGAMLMYGLRPGPTIFQDSHELLNGMFAVAVISQFILVAIGYAGIKAFALFLRLPRAIVMATVVALSVLGSYALRSSTVDIYIMLGAGLLGFIMEGAGIPLTPMVLGLILGPMVEDNLRVGLIKTGGSLIPFLTRPICAGLIVCIFAALFGEPLIGVVRRLVRRPNAVRM; this is encoded by the coding sequence GTGATAGCTGACATATTCCAGCTCCAGGTTCTTGTACCGTGGGTCATCGGGATGGCGTTCGGGATATTCGTGGGCGGGATGCCGGGCCTGACGGCTACCATGGCTGTGGCTCTCATAATACCTGCGACCTACTACTTGACTCCGCTCGGCGCTCTCGCGATGATACTCGGAATAGAGTTCACGGCGATCTTTGCCGGAGACATACCCGCCACGTTTCTCAGGATACCGGGGACCCCCGCCTCGGGGGCCGCCGTGCTCGACGGGTACGAGATGGCCAAGAGAGGCGAGGGCGAGGCGGCACTGGGGATAGACCTCGTCGGCTCTGCCGTGGGTGGGCTGATAGGGGTAGCGCTCCTCATTTTCACCTCACGACCGCTTGCTACATTCGCGCTCCGCTTCAGCAACTTCGAGTACTTCTGGCTCGGTGTGTTCGGGCTGTCTATGAGCGCCATCATCGCGCGGGGCAACACCCTCCGCGGGTTCATCTCCGTCCTTGCCGGCCTACTCATCTCCTGTGTCGGGGCAGATGTTACGACCGGGTACCCCCGGTTCTCATTCGGTGTGCCGGAATTCGCCGGCAGGATAGAGTTCATCCCTGTAATGATAGGTCTGTTCGGTCTCTCTGAGGTCTTCCGGTTCCTCAACAACCCCCTCGGCGACAACAGGCCCGCGGTCACAAAGCAGATGCCGTGTTCACTCACAAAGGCACTCAGGGTACTGTGGCGGTTTAAGGCCACGGTGCTCAAGTCGTCGATTGTGGGAACATTCATCGGAGCTCTGCCCGGGACCGGGGCAGACGTAGCTGCCTGGGTGGCGTACGGGGTCGGAAAGAGGACGTCCGCACACCCAGAGAAGTATGGAACCGGGTACGAAGAAGGTGTGGTCGCGCCCACGGCGGCGAACAACGCGGCTCTCGGGGGTACCTGGATCCCGGCTCTGGTCTTTGGGGTTCCGGGAGACACGATAACGGCCATAGTCCTTGGTGCGATGCTCATGTACGGACTCAGGCCTGGTCCGACGATCTTCCAGGACAGTCACGAACTCCTGAACGGTATGTTCGCCGTAGCCGTCATTTCTCAGTTCATCCTGGTGGCGATAGGGTACGCAGGAATCAAGGCCTTCGCGCTCTTTCTGCGGCTCCCCAGGGCGATCGTGATGGCGACGGTTGTCGCTCTTTCAGTGCTCGGGTCCTACGCCCTCCGGTCCAGCACTGTGGATATCTACATAATGCTAGGGGCTGGCTTGCTCGGATTCATAATGGAGGGCGCGGGAATCCCGCTTACCCCGATGGTGCTCGGACTCATCCTGGGCCCGATGGTGGAGGACAACCTGAGAGTGGGCCTCATCAAGACAGGGGGGAGTCTGATCCCCTTCCTCACTCGCCCGATCTGCGCCGGGCTGATCGTGTGCATATTCGCCGCGCTGTTCGGCGAGCCGCTCATTGGCGTTGTGAGGAGGCTGGTGCGGCGTCCGAATGCAGTGCGCATGTAG